From one Bacteroides fragilis NCTC 9343 genomic stretch:
- a CDS encoding ketoacyl-ACP synthase III — protein MKQINAVITGVGGYVPDYILTNDEISRIVDTTDEWIMGRIGIKERRILNEEGLGTSYMARKAVKQLMQRTQSNPDDIDLVIVATTTPDYRLPSTASILCERVGLKNAFAFDMQAVCSGFLYALETGANFIRSGKYKKVIIVGADKMSSVIDYTDRATCPIFADGAAAFLLEPTTDHLGVIDSVLRTDGKGLPFLHMKAGGSVCSPSYFTVDNHMHYLHQEGRTVFKYAVANMSDACESIIERNQLTKDEIDWVVPHQANQRIISAVAQRLDVPLEKVMINIEHYGNTSAGTLPLCIWDFENKLKKGDNLIFTAFGAGFAWGAVYVKWGYDGKTNNAC, from the coding sequence ATGAAACAAATCAATGCAGTAATTACAGGAGTTGGAGGATATGTGCCCGATTATATCCTGACTAATGATGAGATATCCAGAATTGTAGATACCACCGATGAATGGATCATGGGACGTATCGGAATCAAAGAAAGACGCATCCTGAATGAAGAAGGACTCGGCACCTCATACATGGCACGAAAAGCTGTCAAACAACTGATGCAACGTACTCAAAGTAATCCGGATGATATTGACCTGGTAATTGTAGCTACCACCACTCCCGATTATCGGCTTCCTTCAACGGCTTCCATTTTATGCGAAAGAGTGGGGTTGAAAAATGCATTTGCCTTCGACATGCAAGCGGTCTGCAGCGGTTTCTTATATGCATTAGAAACCGGGGCTAACTTTATCCGTTCGGGAAAATACAAAAAAGTCATTATTGTTGGTGCCGATAAAATGTCGTCTGTGATAGACTACACCGATCGTGCCACCTGTCCTATTTTCGCTGATGGTGCAGCAGCTTTCTTGTTGGAACCCACAACAGATCATTTAGGAGTTATCGATTCCGTTTTAAGAACAGACGGCAAAGGACTTCCTTTTTTACACATGAAAGCCGGTGGTTCAGTTTGTTCACCTTCTTATTTTACAGTTGACAACCACATGCATTACCTTCACCAAGAAGGACGTACAGTATTTAAATATGCTGTAGCCAATATGTCAGATGCATGTGAGTCGATCATCGAAAGAAACCAACTGACAAAAGATGAAATAGACTGGGTCGTTCCCCACCAGGCCAATCAACGTATCATCAGTGCTGTTGCCCAACGTCTGGATGTACCATTAGAAAAGGTTATGATCAATATTGAACACTACGGCAATACCAGTGCAGGTACGCTTCCATTATGCATTTGGGATTTCGAAAATAAACTCAAAAAAGGTGATAATTTGATTTTCACCGCTTTCGGAGCCGGATTTGCCTGGGGAGCTGTTTACGTTAAATGGGGATATGATGGCAAGACAAATAACGCATGTTAG
- a CDS encoding GGGtGRT protein, translated as MIREVKFESQDRRIKGIIEALNANGIKDIEEANAICEAAGVDPYKTCEETQPICFENAKWAYVVGAAIAIKKGCKNAADAAEAIGIGLQAFCIPGSVADDRKVGIGHGNLAAMLLREETKCFAFLAGHESFAAAEGAIKIAAKADKVRKEPLRCILNGLGKDAAQIISRINGFTYVQTQFDYFTGELKVVREIAYSDGPRAKVKCYGADDVREGVAIMWKEGVDVSITGNSTNPTRFQHPVAGTYKKERVLAGKPYFSVASGGGTGRTLHPDNMAAGPASYGMTDTMGRMHSDAQFAGSSSVPAHVEMMGFLGIGNNPMVGCTVACAVDVAQALAK; from the coding sequence ATGATTAGAGAAGTAAAATTTGAAAGTCAGGACCGCCGTATCAAAGGTATCATCGAAGCCTTGAACGCTAACGGTATCAAAGACATCGAAGAAGCTAACGCTATCTGCGAAGCTGCTGGAGTTGATCCTTATAAAACGTGTGAAGAAACTCAACCGATCTGTTTTGAAAATGCTAAGTGGGCTTACGTAGTAGGTGCTGCTATCGCTATCAAGAAAGGTTGCAAAAACGCTGCTGATGCTGCCGAAGCTATCGGTATAGGTCTGCAGGCATTCTGTATCCCGGGTTCTGTAGCTGACGACCGTAAGGTTGGTATCGGTCATGGAAATCTGGCTGCTATGTTGTTACGTGAAGAAACCAAATGTTTCGCTTTCTTGGCAGGTCACGAATCTTTCGCTGCTGCCGAAGGTGCTATCAAAATCGCTGCAAAAGCAGACAAAGTACGTAAAGAACCTCTGCGTTGTATCTTGAACGGTCTTGGAAAAGATGCTGCTCAGATCATCTCTCGTATCAACGGCTTTACTTATGTTCAAACACAGTTTGACTATTTCACAGGTGAACTGAAAGTAGTACGTGAAATTGCTTACTCTGACGGTCCTCGTGCAAAAGTAAAATGCTATGGTGCAGATGATGTACGTGAAGGCGTAGCTATCATGTGGAAAGAAGGTGTAGATGTATCTATCACAGGTAACTCTACTAACCCGACGCGTTTCCAACACCCGGTTGCAGGTACTTACAAGAAAGAACGTGTACTGGCAGGTAAGCCATACTTCTCAGTAGCTTCAGGTGGTGGTACAGGTCGTACTCTTCACCCGGATAACATGGCTGCCGGTCCTGCTTCATACGGTATGACTGATACAATGGGTCGTATGCACTCAGACGCTCAGTTCGCCGGTTCTTCATCCGTTCCTGCTCACGTAGAAATGATGGGATTCCTGGGAATTGGTAACAACCCGATGGTAGGCTGTACTGTGGCTTGTGCGGTAGATGTAGCTCAGGCATTGGCAAAGTAA